One Chryseobacterium sp. StRB126 genomic region harbors:
- a CDS encoding C40 family peptidase, protein MGSGLFEKKLSIKQLSVLLIASAFVVSCGSSKNVSSNKKSGSKTVAKSENLRKLDSKFDGSVSRSINDILKDAEKYLGTPYRFGGNTSSGFDCSGFTVKVFEENAFNLPRRSSDQAETGKNIDIRDVKPGDLLFFATAGGSRVSHVGIVHDIGPDGEVKFIHASTSKGVVISSLNEKYWNKAYLHAQRVL, encoded by the coding sequence ATGGGATCAGGATTATTTGAAAAAAAATTGAGTATAAAGCAGCTTTCTGTATTGCTGATTGCATCTGCTTTTGTAGTGTCCTGCGGATCTTCAAAGAATGTTTCTTCCAATAAGAAATCAGGATCCAAAACAGTGGCAAAATCTGAAAATCTAAGAAAACTGGATTCTAAGTTTGATGGAAGTGTATCAAGATCTATCAACGATATTTTGAAGGATGCAGAAAAATATCTGGGGACACCTTACCGGTTCGGGGGGAATACGTCTTCAGGTTTCGATTGTTCCGGATTTACCGTGAAAGTTTTTGAAGAAAATGCCTTTAATCTTCCAAGAAGATCTTCCGATCAGGCTGAAACAGGAAAAAATATTGATATCAGGGATGTGAAACCCGGTGATTTATTATTTTTTGCGACAGCGGGAGGAAGCAGAGTTTCCCATGTTGGGATTGTTCATGATATTGGCCCGGATGGTGAAGTAAAATTCATCCATGCATCCACATCAAAAGGCGTTGTTATTTCATCTCTGAACGAAAAATATTGGAACAAAGCTTATCTTCATGCCCAGAGGGTTTTATAA
- a CDS encoding LytR/AlgR family response regulator transcription factor, with the protein MENRTFAFIKTDKKLIKLFFKDINVIKGLGNYVEVHTIDQNRYIYYRTLKDLIENLPEEFMRVHNSYIVNLVNIESFEDNHLLCGNLKITVAKSYKDCLLETIGKMML; encoded by the coding sequence ATGGAGAACAGAACGTTTGCTTTTATTAAAACAGACAAAAAACTGATAAAACTTTTCTTTAAGGATATCAATGTTATCAAAGGTCTGGGGAATTATGTAGAAGTACATACCATAGATCAGAACAGATACATTTATTACAGAACCCTTAAAGATCTGATAGAAAACCTGCCGGAAGAATTCATGCGGGTTCATAACTCTTATATCGTTAACTTAGTCAATATTGAATCTTTTGAAGATAATCATTTGTTATGCGGAAACTTAAAAATAACCGTTGCTAAAAGTTATAAAGACTGTCTTCTCGAAACCATCGGGAAAATGATGCTTTAA
- a CDS encoding DUF2255 family protein → MNKNKALNYIRTHNHIGIKAGSERPEFLEIWMVVAQNRVFARSWGLAEKSWYNTFLECSEGQIKCGKTIYNIKAVIPEDLNQLTDDINQTYLTKYNSEHNRKYAIGIIEDQHVEKTMEFIIGEVE, encoded by the coding sequence ATGAATAAAAACAAAGCACTAAACTACATCAGAACCCATAATCATATCGGAATAAAAGCCGGATCAGAAAGACCAGAATTTCTGGAAATCTGGATGGTGGTTGCTCAGAACAGAGTTTTTGCAAGATCATGGGGGTTAGCAGAAAAAAGCTGGTATAATACCTTTCTTGAATGTTCGGAAGGACAGATTAAATGTGGCAAAACAATATATAATATAAAGGCTGTAATCCCTGAAGACTTGAATCAACTAACGGACGACATCAACCAGACTTATCTTACAAAATATAATTCCGAACACAATCGTAAATATGCAATAGGAATCATTGAAGATCAACATGTTGAAAAAACAATGGAGTTTATTATTGGAGAAGTGGAATAA
- a CDS encoding MFS transporter gives MKRSIYVLALGAFGIITTEFGVVGILPTISRQFGVSIDMAGWLLSAFAITVAVSSPFITSFTSKINRKFLLCLVISIFVLSNLISAFSTNFTMLMIARILPAILHPLFWNISIAIAFKEKGAKGVSTVMLGLSLATVLGIPMTTYAADLFRDWKASFFLSSAISLIAFMGLLLFIPSIPAEKEKSEQNQLTILKNPLLWINLISTIGTLAAMFSSYTYLTAYLEEITRMDGAQISIMLLLFGGMGTLGNWLMGIALNRNVKLTTRLFLLLLITVQILAYVLGGAFIPMVIIVSFWGMIHTGGFLVSNIRTTQNIPHHALEFVNSLLTSSFNIGISLGAFLGGIVSSYYGVQHVLSVSVLLLTATFILSFFSFPKSIAAEDENDDKKELAVSVCEHI, from the coding sequence ATGAAAAGATCAATCTACGTTCTGGCGCTCGGGGCCTTCGGTATTATTACTACTGAATTTGGGGTTGTTGGGATTCTCCCTACAATCAGCAGGCAATTCGGAGTATCCATAGATATGGCAGGATGGCTACTGAGTGCTTTTGCCATTACTGTGGCTGTTTCCTCTCCTTTTATCACTTCTTTTACCTCCAAAATAAACCGGAAGTTTCTTTTATGTCTTGTGATTAGCATATTTGTACTTTCCAATCTTATATCTGCTTTCTCAACGAACTTTACCATGCTCATGATAGCGCGTATATTGCCGGCAATATTGCATCCGCTTTTCTGGAATATTTCCATCGCCATCGCGTTCAAAGAAAAGGGAGCAAAAGGAGTATCCACTGTAATGCTGGGACTGAGCCTTGCTACTGTTCTCGGTATTCCGATGACGACCTATGCGGCTGATCTTTTTCGTGATTGGAAAGCTTCCTTTTTTCTGAGCAGCGCCATCAGTTTAATTGCATTTATGGGACTGTTGCTTTTCATTCCCTCTATCCCTGCAGAAAAAGAAAAATCTGAGCAAAACCAGCTAACCATATTGAAAAACCCTCTTTTGTGGATTAACCTGATTTCTACCATTGGGACATTGGCAGCCATGTTCTCCAGCTATACGTATCTTACTGCTTATCTTGAAGAAATTACCCGAATGGATGGTGCTCAAATCAGTATTATGCTGCTTCTTTTCGGAGGCATGGGAACTCTTGGGAATTGGCTCATGGGAATCGCTTTAAACCGAAATGTAAAACTAACAACACGACTGTTTTTACTATTATTAATTACAGTACAAATTCTAGCTTATGTACTGGGGGGAGCTTTTATTCCTATGGTCATTATTGTATCTTTTTGGGGAATGATTCATACAGGTGGTTTTTTGGTATCAAATATCAGAACTACACAAAACATTCCTCATCATGCGCTGGAATTTGTAAACAGCTTGCTTACATCCTCTTTTAATATTGGAATTTCATTAGGCGCATTTCTGGGAGGAATTGTAAGTTCTTATTATGGAGTTCAGCATGTTCTTTCTGTAAGTGTCTTACTTCTTACAGCTACATTTATTCTGAGTTTCTTTTCCTTTCCCAAAAGCATCGCAGCAGAGGATGAAAATGATGATAAAAAAGAGCTTGCAGTGTCTGTTTGTGAGCACATTTAA
- a CDS encoding AraC family transcriptional regulator, with amino-acid sequence MKRENIDQLVKVEYHVTENCPLKGNQYSFFQIIYVISGKGSFTINNNMASYSKGSLILLTPDDKHHLDIEEKTELLLVKFSERYVKDYKWNNINSIGCLLYGASYLSGCILQNKPDVVLVDSIVTSLLHGLNHPDLYQEELTLHYVNALIVIAARNISKMRVEHAASNTDKRIVEIINYIQGNIHDPALLKVSVIAQEFGLSETYLGSYFKNQCGETITHYILNYKLRLIEHRLLFSDMRINEIVTEFGFSDESHLNKFFKKQHNMSLTEFKKSKSYSKSIV; translated from the coding sequence ATGAAAAGAGAGAATATAGATCAATTGGTGAAAGTGGAGTATCATGTAACCGAAAACTGCCCTTTAAAAGGCAATCAGTATTCTTTTTTTCAGATTATCTATGTTATTTCCGGAAAAGGATCTTTTACCATCAACAACAATATGGCTTCTTATAGCAAAGGCAGCCTGATATTACTAACCCCTGATGATAAACATCATTTGGATATTGAAGAAAAAACGGAACTCTTACTTGTAAAGTTCAGTGAACGTTATGTGAAAGATTACAAATGGAATAACATTAATTCAATAGGATGCTTATTGTATGGAGCTTCTTATCTTTCCGGCTGTATTTTGCAGAATAAGCCTGATGTGGTTCTGGTAGATTCTATTGTCACCTCACTGCTTCATGGTCTGAATCACCCGGATCTTTATCAGGAAGAATTAACACTGCATTATGTAAATGCATTAATTGTGATTGCAGCAAGGAATATATCCAAAATGCGTGTGGAGCATGCTGCATCCAATACAGATAAAAGAATAGTGGAGATTATTAATTATATTCAGGGAAATATCCATGATCCGGCACTTTTAAAAGTATCTGTAATCGCTCAGGAGTTTGGACTTTCAGAAACCTATCTTGGCAGTTATTTTAAAAATCAATGTGGAGAAACCATTACCCATTATATCCTGAATTATAAATTGAGGTTAATTGAACACAGGCTTCTTTTCAGTGATATGAGGATTAATGAAATTGTTACAGAATTTGGCTTTTCGGATGAAAGCCATCTGAATAAGTTCTTTAAAAAGCAGCATAATATGAGCCTTACTGAGTTTAAAAAAAGTAAATCTTATTCTAAATCAATAGTTTAG
- a CDS encoding IS3 family transposase (programmed frameshift) — protein MDSKKIAFPVQEYSEAFKRQVVSEYERGLFTKSQLQTRYNIRGNSCISSWLIKYGNFTYETKLSKGRPMKDPQQQKIKELEAALLKKEEELKVFRKFIEIAERELKIEIGKKVWFQSIQEIRPYTHLSLEDICRLFGHSKQAYYKRRKQSDSTNNQERIIELVLSIRKKMPKIGTRKLYFLLKDDFEKEKLHIGRDRLFKILRSNYLLIPRRHSYFKTTNSRHWMRKYPNIIKEKELECSEKVWVADITYLKTKERNYYLHLITDAYSKKIVGHELSDNLQTSSTLKALKQAIKNRVYKHPLIHHSDRGLQYCSKEYTEMLKNNDILISMTENSDPYENAVAERVNGILKYEFGLIDTFEDFKNLSQQLDQSIYYYNNLRPHFSLNYNIPSQVHMKNNVKLKTYKKQNQNRKIPTLI, from the exons ATGGATTCAAAAAAAATAGCATTCCCTGTACAGGAATACAGCGAGGCTTTCAAAAGACAGGTTGTCTCCGAATATGAACGGGGATTATTTACGAAATCACAATTACAGACACGATACAATATTCGTGGTAATTCATGTATTTCCAGCTGGTTAATAAAATATGGTAACTTTACTTACGAAACAAAACTAAGTAAAGGTAGACCCATGAAAGATCCACAGCAACAAAAGATTAAAGAACTTGAGGCAGCTTTGTTAAAAAAGGAAGAAGAGCTTAAGGTATTTAGGAAGTTTATAGAAATAGCAGAGCGTGAGCTAAAGATTGAGATTG GTAAAAAAGTCTGGTTCCAATCAATCCAGGAAATAAGGCCGTATACGCATCTTTCACTGGAAGATATCTGCCGATTGTTTGGACACAGTAAACAAGCTTATTACAAAAGAAGAAAACAATCTGATTCTACAAATAATCAAGAAAGGATTATAGAATTGGTGTTATCAATTCGTAAAAAGATGCCTAAAATAGGGACTCGAAAACTTTACTTCTTACTTAAGGATGATTTTGAAAAAGAGAAACTTCATATAGGAAGAGATCGCTTGTTTAAGATTTTAAGATCAAATTATCTTTTAATCCCCAGAAGACACAGCTACTTTAAAACAACGAATTCCAGACATTGGATGAGGAAGTACCCCAATATTATCAAAGAAAAAGAGTTGGAATGTTCAGAGAAAGTCTGGGTTGCAGACATTACCTATCTGAAAACCAAAGAGAGGAATTATTATCTTCATTTGATTACCGATGCCTATTCAAAGAAAATTGTAGGACATGAATTGAGTGATAATTTACAGACAAGCTCTACGTTGAAAGCATTAAAACAGGCTATAAAGAATCGAGTCTACAAACATCCCCTAATTCATCATTCAGACAGAGGCCTGCAGTATTGTAGTAAAGAATACACTGAAATGCTGAAGAATAATGACATTCTCATCAGTATGACAGAGAACTCAGACCCTTATGAAAATGCTGTAGCCGAAAGAGTCAATGGTATTCTGAAATATGAATTTGGATTGATCGATACCTTTGAAGACTTTAAAAATCTCTCACAACAGCTTGATCAATCAATCTATTATTACAATAATTTAAGACCTCATTTTTCTTTGAATTATAATATTCCAAGCCAAGTGCACATGAAAAATAATGTGAAATTAAAAACCTATAAAAAACAAAATCAGAATAGGAAAATTCCTACTCTGATTTAA
- a CDS encoding methyltransferase family protein gives MTDFIRFFIPIYFIVFFAVSFLGISIAVAKKTGKNPNVLPKGESAYALVGWYFKLILAVLCIYTILPLLFPNIKEEFNIHLLDSDLFRSTGIGLMLLAFIWVVMAQLQMKDSWRIGIDEHMKTELITTGLFQYSRNPIFLGMTLSLAGFFFAFPTVIAFFLLIIGSILMQIQIRLEEEHLLRQHGSVYLTYKKRVGRMLSLY, from the coding sequence ATGACAGATTTTATAAGATTCTTCATCCCTATTTATTTCATTGTGTTTTTTGCAGTCTCCTTTCTTGGGATCAGCATTGCAGTAGCTAAAAAAACAGGAAAGAACCCGAATGTTTTACCAAAAGGTGAGTCTGCTTATGCGCTGGTTGGCTGGTATTTCAAACTTATCTTAGCTGTTTTATGTATTTATACCATACTTCCTTTACTTTTTCCGAATATAAAAGAGGAGTTTAATATCCATCTTTTGGATTCTGATCTGTTTCGCAGCACTGGAATTGGATTGATGCTGCTTGCTTTTATCTGGGTGGTCATGGCTCAGCTTCAAATGAAGGATTCATGGCGGATAGGTATAGATGAGCACATGAAAACAGAACTTATCACTACCGGATTATTTCAATATTCAAGAAACCCTATATTTTTAGGAATGACTTTGAGTCTTGCTGGTTTTTTCTTTGCTTTCCCCACTGTGATTGCTTTCTTTTTGCTAATAATTGGAAGTATTTTGATGCAGATTCAGATACGCCTTGAAGAAGAACATTTACTGAGACAGCATGGTTCGGTTTATCTTACGTATAAAAAGAGGGTTGGACGTATGCTAAGCCTTTATTAA
- a CDS encoding 2,3,4,5-tetrahydropyridine-2,6-dicarboxylate N-succinyltransferase, whose product MSLQQTIENIWDNRDLLQNEDSQKAIREVISLLDSGELRVAEPTENGWQVNEWVKKAVVMYFPIQKMETIEVGPFEFHDKIPLKKNYAEKGVRVVPHAIARQGSFVASGVIMMPSYVNIGAYVDSGTMVDTWATVGSCAQIGKNVHLSGGVGIGGVLEPLQAAPVIIEDDCFIGSRCIVVEGVHVEREAVLGANVVLTASTKIIDVTGSEPIEIKGRVPARSVVIPGSYTKQYPAGEYQVPCALIIGQRKESTDKKTSLNDALRENNVAV is encoded by the coding sequence ATGTCGTTACAACAAACTATTGAAAACATTTGGGATAATAGAGATTTATTACAAAATGAAGACAGCCAGAAAGCGATCAGAGAGGTGATTTCTTTATTAGATTCCGGAGAACTTCGTGTAGCTGAGCCTACGGAAAACGGATGGCAGGTAAATGAATGGGTGAAGAAAGCAGTAGTAATGTATTTTCCGATCCAAAAAATGGAAACTATTGAAGTAGGTCCATTTGAATTCCATGACAAGATTCCTTTAAAGAAAAATTATGCGGAAAAAGGAGTAAGAGTGGTTCCTCATGCTATTGCCAGACAAGGCTCTTTCGTAGCTTCAGGAGTAATCATGATGCCATCTTACGTAAACATTGGGGCTTATGTAGATTCAGGAACAATGGTAGATACTTGGGCAACAGTAGGAAGCTGTGCACAGATCGGTAAAAACGTTCACCTGAGTGGTGGTGTTGGAATCGGTGGTGTATTAGAGCCATTACAGGCAGCTCCGGTAATTATTGAAGATGACTGTTTCATCGGTTCAAGATGTATCGTAGTAGAAGGAGTTCACGTAGAAAGAGAAGCTGTACTAGGGGCAAATGTTGTTTTAACAGCGTCTACAAAAATTATCGACGTAACAGGAAGCGAGCCTATCGAAATTAAAGGAAGAGTTCCTGCTCGTTCTGTAGTAATCCCCGGAAGCTATACAAAACAATATCCGGCAGGAGAATATCAGGTTCCTTGTGCACTGATCATTGGCCAGAGAAAAGAATCTACAGATAAAAAGACTTCTCTTAATGATGCATTGAGAGAAAATAACGTAGCTGTTTAA
- a CDS encoding glycosyltransferase family 87 protein, translating into MKEKFLKILLNPKYIFGVYIIVAIATALSKFSRGYQAINNYLIFKGVFFNTIDEKNLYLAYPERYGDTNHYGIFFSLLIAPFAVMPDWLGIALWNVANTAVFLYAIHKLPFSDAKKAIFALLCLQEFITAAVSLQFNIALVGLLMLSAIFIYERKEVQSATTIVVGIFVKIYGIVGLSQFFFIKNKVKFILSGIGIAILCLVIPMIYSSPQFVIQSYSDWATSLISKNNDNQALGNMQDISLMGFVRRILGDASISNLTFLAFGVPLFALPYIRIKQYKNYAFQLMILASTLLFLVLFSSGSESPTYIIAVAGVMIWFTLQKERTPFIIGLLVFVIILTCFSPSDLFPKFIKQNYIIKYSLKAVPCIVVWLRVIYELMTKDFEKDYTLN; encoded by the coding sequence TTGAAAGAAAAATTTCTTAAAATACTATTAAACCCTAAATATATATTTGGGGTTTATATTATTGTAGCCATTGCTACTGCACTTTCCAAATTCTCAAGAGGATATCAGGCTATTAATAATTACTTGATTTTCAAGGGTGTTTTTTTCAATACTATTGATGAGAAAAACTTGTATTTAGCATACCCTGAACGTTATGGTGATACAAACCATTACGGTATCTTTTTCAGTTTACTTATTGCTCCTTTTGCGGTAATGCCGGACTGGTTGGGAATTGCTCTTTGGAATGTTGCCAATACAGCTGTTTTCCTGTATGCCATTCACAAACTTCCGTTTTCTGATGCTAAAAAAGCAATTTTTGCCTTACTATGTTTGCAGGAATTCATCACTGCTGCGGTGAGTTTGCAGTTCAATATAGCCTTGGTTGGGCTTTTAATGCTATCTGCCATTTTCATTTATGAAAGAAAAGAAGTACAGTCGGCTACAACCATTGTGGTCGGGATTTTTGTGAAAATTTACGGAATTGTAGGGCTGTCACAGTTTTTCTTCATCAAAAATAAGGTCAAATTTATTCTTTCAGGAATTGGTATTGCCATCCTGTGTTTAGTGATCCCAATGATCTATTCCAGCCCGCAGTTTGTGATTCAGAGTTATTCAGACTGGGCAACATCCCTGATTTCAAAGAACAATGATAACCAGGCATTAGGAAATATGCAGGATATCTCTCTGATGGGGTTTGTAAGAAGAATTTTGGGAGATGCCTCTATTTCGAATCTTACCTTTTTAGCTTTCGGAGTTCCTTTATTTGCGCTACCATATATCAGAATAAAGCAGTATAAAAACTATGCATTTCAGCTGATGATTCTGGCTTCTACATTACTTTTTTTGGTATTGTTCAGCTCAGGTTCAGAATCGCCAACATATATTATTGCGGTAGCAGGGGTAATGATCTGGTTTACCCTTCAAAAAGAAAGAACACCTTTCATTATTGGATTGTTGGTATTTGTAATCATTTTAACCTGTTTCTCACCATCAGATTTATTCCCGAAATTTATCAAACAAAATTATATCATTAAATATTCTTTGAAAGCCGTACCTTGTATCGTCGTTTGGTTGAGAGTTATTTACGAACTGATGACCAAGGACTTCGAAAAGGATTACACTTTAAATTAA
- a CDS encoding glycosyltransferase family 2 protein, which produces MKKISIVIPAHNEEGNVALVHERIKEVFSGLKNYEFEIIFVNDGSRDNTQQKLEELSQKHKEVKFIEFSRNFGHQPAVKAGMDFADGNAVISMDGDLQHPPELIPEMLKKWEEGYDIVYTVRTYPKQISYFKRKTSDVFYKLLSSLSDVNLTKGGGSDFRLMDANAVEAMRSFKEDDLFLRGLTSWMGYKQIGIDFTAGERLAGESSYNLKKMLKFAFTGITAFSVKPLYLAAYLGFLFSFFSVIGYAGYVIYAFVVRTEISGWASLIMTIVFFGGIQLIILGIIGIYLGKIFKQVKERPNYIIKNKNF; this is translated from the coding sequence ATGAAGAAAATTTCTATTGTCATTCCTGCGCATAACGAAGAAGGTAATGTTGCCTTAGTTCATGAAAGAATAAAAGAAGTTTTTTCAGGGCTGAAGAATTATGAGTTTGAAATCATTTTTGTTAATGACGGAAGCAGAGATAATACACAACAGAAGTTAGAGGAACTATCCCAAAAGCATAAAGAAGTAAAATTTATTGAGTTTTCCAGAAACTTTGGACACCAGCCGGCTGTGAAAGCAGGAATGGATTTCGCAGATGGAAATGCTGTGATTTCAATGGATGGCGATCTTCAGCATCCGCCGGAGCTCATCCCTGAAATGCTTAAGAAATGGGAAGAAGGGTATGATATTGTGTATACAGTAAGAACCTATCCAAAGCAGATATCCTATTTTAAGAGAAAAACTTCAGATGTATTCTATAAGCTTTTATCCAGTCTTTCCGATGTGAATCTTACCAAAGGTGGTGGTTCTGATTTCAGATTGATGGATGCCAATGCTGTAGAGGCCATGAGAAGCTTTAAAGAAGATGATCTGTTCTTAAGAGGATTAACCAGCTGGATGGGGTATAAACAAATCGGGATCGATTTTACAGCAGGAGAAAGATTAGCAGGAGAGAGCAGCTATAACCTTAAAAAGATGCTTAAATTTGCTTTTACGGGCATTACAGCTTTTAGTGTAAAACCTCTTTATTTAGCAGCTTATCTGGGCTTTTTATTCTCTTTCTTTTCAGTAATTGGATACGCCGGATATGTCATCTATGCATTTGTTGTCCGCACTGAAATCTCAGGTTGGGCATCGTTAATTATGACCATTGTGTTCTTTGGAGGTATTCAACTGATTATCCTGGGAATTATTGGCATTTATTTAGGTAAGATCTTTAAACAGGTTAAGGAAAGACCTAATTATATTATAAAAAACAAAAATTTTTAA
- a CDS encoding polysaccharide deacetylase family protein, whose amino-acid sequence MILLSFDIEEFDMPLEYKGEISFDKQISISQHGLENILNILKKHGVKATFFSTVVFAEKSKHLIERLLNEGHELASHTWFHSEFEDKHLKESRERLEELFSTKVTGLRMPRMMPVDEKEVEEAGYSYNSSINPTFLPGRYNNLKVSRTYFKEGNVMQVPASVSPNFRIPLFWLSFHNFPLAIYKKLAADVLKKDKYLNIYFHPWEFSSIKDEAFKLPGFTVKNSGKEMVERFDTFVGWLKEKGHTFGTFQEFQKQIHA is encoded by the coding sequence ATGATTTTATTAAGTTTTGATATCGAGGAGTTCGACATGCCTTTGGAATATAAAGGCGAGATCTCTTTTGATAAACAAATCTCTATATCTCAGCACGGACTTGAAAATATTTTAAATATTCTTAAAAAACACGGAGTAAAAGCTACCTTTTTTTCTACTGTGGTCTTCGCAGAAAAAAGCAAACATCTTATTGAAAGATTATTAAATGAAGGGCACGAGTTGGCCTCTCATACATGGTTTCATTCAGAATTTGAAGATAAACATCTGAAAGAATCAAGAGAAAGACTGGAAGAATTATTCTCCACAAAAGTAACCGGTTTAAGAATGCCAAGAATGATGCCTGTAGATGAAAAAGAAGTGGAAGAAGCCGGATATTCATACAACTCTTCCATCAATCCTACATTTTTACCGGGAAGATACAATAACCTTAAAGTATCAAGAACTTACTTTAAAGAAGGAAATGTAATGCAGGTTCCTGCATCAGTATCTCCGAATTTCAGAATTCCTTTATTCTGGTTAAGCTTTCACAATTTCCCTTTAGCCATCTATAAAAAACTGGCTGCTGATGTGTTGAAAAAAGACAAGTATCTGAATATTTACTTCCACCCTTGGGAATTCTCATCCATTAAAGACGAAGCATTCAAACTGCCTGGCTTTACGGTGAAAAATTCCGGAAAAGAGATGGTGGAAAGATTTGATACCTTTGTAGGATGGCTTAAAGAAAAAGGTCATACCTTTGGTACCTTTCAGGAATTTCAAAAACAGATACACGCATGA
- a CDS encoding glycosyltransferase family 4 protein, with protein sequence MKIAFDAKRFFHNTSGLGNYSRDLVRILSQYEPDNEYLLLNKNKSERGKDILDRPNVKFVETSKGSLSRQLKMGKDAQKQGADIFHGLSGELPLKWDQKPIKKIVTIHDLIFVRYPQYYSFFDRKIHLWKFKKAAKMADKIIAISEQTKSDIIEFLKVPESKIEVIYQGCHHAFKEQQSPEQIQAAKDKFKLPERFILNVGTIEDRKNLLNLIKAVKDTGIPLVVIGRKTKYYQKIESFLKKNKMEKQVLFLEGVSMDELAVIYKLADIFVYPSFFEGFGIPVIEALFSKTVVVTSNTSCLPEAGGKDSVYIDPNNDLDIRAKIKFLWDNESERKRREEKGFEFVQKFNDEPIAKNLMNLYQKII encoded by the coding sequence ATGAAAATTGCTTTTGACGCAAAACGTTTTTTCCATAACACATCCGGGCTGGGCAATTATTCAAGAGATCTGGTAAGAATTCTTTCTCAATATGAACCGGACAATGAATATCTGCTGCTCAACAAAAACAAATCTGAGCGCGGAAAAGATATACTTGACCGTCCCAATGTAAAGTTTGTGGAAACTTCAAAAGGAAGTCTTTCACGTCAGCTTAAAATGGGAAAAGATGCTCAAAAACAGGGGGCTGATATCTTCCATGGCTTATCTGGTGAACTGCCTTTGAAATGGGATCAGAAACCCATTAAAAAGATTGTAACCATCCACGATCTGATCTTCGTAAGATATCCACAGTATTATTCTTTTTTTGATCGTAAAATACATCTTTGGAAGTTTAAAAAAGCCGCTAAAATGGCTGATAAAATCATTGCGATTTCAGAACAGACCAAAAGCGACATCATAGAGTTTCTAAAAGTTCCTGAAAGCAAAATTGAAGTCATTTATCAGGGCTGTCATCATGCGTTTAAAGAACAGCAGTCTCCGGAACAGATCCAGGCTGCCAAAGATAAATTCAAACTTCCCGAAAGGTTTATTCTGAATGTAGGAACCATCGAAGACCGTAAGAACCTTCTGAATCTGATAAAAGCTGTCAAAGATACCGGAATTCCGTTGGTAGTGATAGGAAGAAAGACCAAATACTATCAGAAAATAGAAAGTTTCCTGAAGAAAAACAAGATGGAAAAACAAGTGCTGTTTCTGGAAGGAGTTTCTATGGATGAATTGGCAGTAATCTATAAACTGGCCGATATTTTTGTGTATCCAAGCTTCTTTGAAGGCTTTGGAATCCCTGTTATAGAAGCGCTTTTCTCGAAAACGGTAGTGGTAACAAGCAACACGAGTTGTCTGCCGGAAGCAGGTGGAAAAGATTCAGTATACATTGATCCGAATAATGATCTTGATATCAGAGCCAAGATAAAATTTTTATGGGACAATGAATCCGAAAGAAAACGCCGTGAGGAAAAGGGTTTCGAGTTTGTTCAGAAGTTTAATGACGAACCCATTGCCAAGAATCTGATGAATCTTTATCAAAAAATTATCTGA